A part of Bacillus rossius redtenbacheri isolate Brsri chromosome 1, Brsri_v3, whole genome shotgun sequence genomic DNA contains:
- the LOC134532008 gene encoding E3 ubiquitin-protein ligase ZNF598 codes for MIADTYTDNCETCVVCFKNVTIFSIGDCDHPVCYECSTRMRVLCRQNECPICRQDMPKVIFTKHVRPFKDIHSYTYPMDKKFKICFESPDIQAAYDKLLEHVCTICRNRPAFRTFQNLKDHMRKEHELQYCDLCVENLNIFTAERRCYTRPELALHRRKGDPDDRSHRGHPLCEFCQHRYMDNDELFRHLRRDHLFCHFCDADGYHRFYSTYDCLREHFNTDHFLCEEGECINEKFTSVFRTEIDLKAHRALVHGRTMGKAAAKQARTLELEFTLAPRPRDRDRDRRPRDRHELEAAADAPLAYQPSAISAAEFPSLGEPPRPGGGVTVRASRHAQPPLAVTDENFPVLASGAATATKTVRLSVNGGPGPEPLGNGPRPTNLSIHVNHRPGGAVARLSGSQSARFRPPVGGEDFPSLPKASKHLPQASAKTRAPAAPPPTAAAATSQPKKATHVTIPMGQGNQEPDLLGNVKVKSKKKKAKSQNVAADPQSDKSGAAKTANPPAGSAKASSGTEEFEQLLKQQLMLQDPNKHSNGTEDKVGNASWKRTERKRSELMVGKLCQGEGSGRSDEQRRGLDGDGATPQPPPGFSGITVSRGPPPGFSVKLNSVARPQANRLTFTSSSGRSYPISSQGLVAGAGPPCAYHPPQNFEHRNEVLMIRVMNSLHSYSLERFREMSKKFRQGNMSAGEFYELCKDMMGHDAFLQIFPELIVLLPDITKQQELWSVHVRASGAGQDLRTCAECGQVISHADARHHAASHPAVSSAAALPRAD; via the exons ATGATAGCGGACACGTACACGGATAACTGCGAAACTTGCGTTGTGTGTTTCAAGAATGTCACAATATTTTCAATTGGCGATTGCGACCATCCCGTATGTTATGAATGTTCTACCAGAATGCGTGTGCTATGTCGTCAGAATGAATGCCCTATATGTAGACAAGACATGCCGAAG GTTATTTTCACCAAACATGTTCGTCCGTTTAAAGACATTCACAGTTACACGTATCCAatggataaaaaatttaagatatgTTTCGAGAGTCCTGATATTCAGGCAGCTTATGACAAATTGCTGGAGCACGTGTGCACCATTTGCAGGAACAGGCCAGCTTTCAGAACGTTTCAAAACCTGAAAGATCACATGCGAAAGGAACATGAACTCCAATACTGTGATTTGTGTGTGGAAAATCTGAAC ATCTTCACGGCGGAGAGGCGCTGCTACACGAGGCCGGAGCTCGCGCTGCACAGGCGCAAGGGGGATCCAGACGACCGGTCGCACCGGGGCCACCCCTTGTGCGAGTTCTGCCAGCACCGCTACATGGACAACGACGAGCTGTTCCGGCACCTGCGCCGGGACCACCTGTTCTGCCACTTCTGCGATGCCGACGGCTATCACCGCTTCTACAG TACGTACGACTGCTTGCGTGAGCACTTCAACACAGATCACTTCTTGTGTGAGGAAGGAGAATGCATCAACGAAAAGTTCACCTCTGTGTTCCGCACCGAGATCGACTTGAAAG CGCACCGTGCTCTGGTGCACGGCCGCACCATGGGCAAGGCCGCGGCGAAGCAGGCCCGCACGCTGGAGCTGGAGTTCACCCTGGCCCCCCGCCCccgggacagggacagggaccgCAGACCCCGCGACAGGCACGAGCTAGAGGCGGCCGCGGACGCTCCCCTGGCGTACCAGCCCAGCGCCATCAGCGCTGCGGAGTTCCCCAGCCTGGGGGAGCCTCCCCGGCCCGGCGGCGGAGTCACCGTGCGAGCGTCGCGCCACGCCCAGCCGCCCCTCGCCGTCACCGACGAGAACTTCCCCGTGCTGGCGTCTGGCGCGGCCACCGCCACCAAGACGGTGCGGCTCAGCGTGAACGGCGGGCCCGGCCCGGAGCCCCTCGGCAACGGCCCCAGACCGACCAACCTGTCCATCCATGTGAACCACCGGCCCGGCGGGGCGGTGGCCAGGCTCTCCGGCAGCCAGAGCGCGCGCTTCCGCCCGCCCGTGGGGGGGGAGGACTTCCCGTCGCTGCCCAAGGCCAGCAAGCACCTGCCCCAGGCCTCGGCCAAGACGCGGGCGCCAGCCGCGCCACCGCCCACCGCTGCCGCCGCCACCTCGCAGCCCAAGAAGGCCACGCACGTCACCATCCCGATGGGCCAGGGCAACCAGGAGCCGGACCTGCTCGGCAACGTCAAGGTCAAGTCGAAAAAGAAGAAAGCCAAGAGTCAGAATGTCGCCGCAGACCCGCAGAGTGATAAGAGTGGCGCTGCCAAGACCGCAAACCCGCCGGCCGGTTCTGCGAAGGCCTCCTCGGGCACGGAGGAGTTCGAGCAGCTACTGAAACAGCAGCTGATGCTACAGGATCCCAACAAGCACAGCAATGGGACCGAGGACAAGGTGGGGAATGCGAGTTGGAAGCGTACGGAGCGTAAACGCTCGGAGCTCATGGTCGGCAAACTTTGTCAAGGGGAAGGTAGCGGAAGGAGCGACGAGCAGCGACGTGGTCTCGACGGTGACGGGGCGACGCCGCAACCGCCCCCTGGTTTCTCCGGCATCACCGTGTCGAGGGGCCCGCCGCCCGGCTTCTCGGTGAAGCTGAACTCGGTCGCCCGTCCCCAAGCCAACAGACTGACGTTCACCAGCAGCAGTGGTCGGTCCTACCCCATATCCTCCCAGGGGCTGGTCGCCGGTGCCGGGCCTCCGTGTGCCTACCACCCGCCCCAGAACTTCGAGCACCGCAACGAAGTGCTCATGATTCGGGTCATGAACTCTTTACACAGTTACTCTTTGGAACGGTTCCGTGAGATGTCGAAAAAATTCAGGCAGGGAAACATGTCTGCAGGGGAATTCTACGAGTTGTGCAAAGATATGATGGGTCATGATGCATTCTTGCAGATATTCCCAGAACTGATTGTTCTTCTTCCAGACATCACAAAGCAACAA GAGCTGTGGAGCGTTCACGTGCGAGCGAGCGGCGCGGGGCAGGACCTGCGCACGTGCGCGGAGTGTGGGCAGGTGATCTCGCACGCAGACGCACGGCACCACGCGGCCAGCCATCCAGCCGTGTCTAGCGCGGCCGCTCTGCCCCGGGCCGACTGA